A genomic window from Nevskiales bacterium includes:
- a CDS encoding alpha/beta hydrolase produces the protein MPQVRANGLHLEYESFGDPSRPPVLLIMGLGAQLVLWPEDFCRALAEAGYHVIRFDNRDVGLSSKLEHAGRPRLMRAAIASTLRLPVRAPYTLDDMAQDTLGLMDGLRLARAHVVGCSMGGMIAQILAARHAERVRSLTLIMTSSGNPRLPGPSLKIRLRLVKRPQRLDRESLIRHSMETWRLIGSPQYPAEESALREKVERSFNRSLYPQGLARQTLAILASPSRVPLLRRIAAPTLILHGREDPLVPVAAAHDLAQHIRHARLEVIPGMGHDLPPPLLPRLARHILEHVAASDGVSVPENRSTAA, from the coding sequence ATGCCCCAGGTTCGCGCCAACGGCCTCCACCTCGAGTACGAAAGCTTCGGCGACCCGTCGCGCCCGCCGGTGCTGCTGATCATGGGGTTGGGCGCGCAGTTGGTGCTGTGGCCGGAGGATTTCTGCCGCGCGCTGGCCGAGGCCGGTTACCATGTCATCCGCTTCGACAACCGCGACGTCGGCCTGTCGAGCAAGCTCGAACACGCCGGCCGTCCGCGTCTCATGCGCGCCGCCATCGCCTCGACGCTGCGCCTGCCGGTGCGCGCACCCTATACGCTCGACGACATGGCGCAGGACACGCTCGGGCTCATGGACGGGCTGCGTCTGGCGCGCGCGCATGTGGTCGGCTGCTCGATGGGTGGCATGATCGCGCAGATCCTGGCCGCCAGGCACGCGGAGCGCGTCCGCAGCCTGACCCTGATCATGACCAGCAGCGGCAACCCGCGGTTGCCGGGCCCGAGCCTCAAGATCCGTCTGCGATTGGTGAAGCGGCCGCAGCGGCTGGATCGCGAATCGCTGATCCGGCACTCGATGGAAACCTGGCGGCTGATCGGCAGCCCGCAGTATCCGGCCGAGGAATCCGCGCTGCGCGAAAAAGTGGAGCGCAGCTTCAACCGCAGCCTCTACCCGCAGGGGCTGGCGCGGCAGACGCTGGCGATCCTTGCCTCGCCCAGCCGCGTGCCGCTGCTGCGCCGCATTGCCGCCCCGACGCTGATCCTGCACGGCCGCGAGGACCCGCTGGTGCCGGTGGCGGCCGCGCACGATCTCGCGCAGCACATCCGGCATGCACGGCTCGAGGTCATCCCCGGCATGGGCCACGATCTGCCGCCGCCGCTGTTGCCGCGGCTGGCGCGCCACATCCTCGAGCATGTCGCCGCGTCAGACGGCGTCAGCGTACCGGAAAATCGAAGTACTGCCGCGTAA
- a CDS encoding M15 family metallopeptidase, protein MIFRRACLLLTLCALPGTGRADAALPEGFVYLEAVAPTIRQDIRYHGRENFLGARVDGYDAPRCILTRAAAEALARVQAELQPQGLSLKVFDCYRPQRAVTHFLRWARMPDDPALRTRYHPNLSKAQLLREVYIADRSGHSRGSTVDVTIVRITPSPTLPRARWRTMAKASAGHDGCEPEAARRDGALDMGSGFDCFDPVSHTDSPAVTPAQRANRQMLKRLMERQGFRNYAREWWHYTLAQEPFTRQYFDFPVR, encoded by the coding sequence ATGATCTTCCGCCGCGCCTGTTTGCTTCTGACGCTGTGTGCGCTGCCCGGAACGGGCCGTGCCGATGCCGCGCTGCCCGAGGGCTTTGTCTACCTGGAAGCGGTCGCGCCCACGATCCGGCAGGACATCCGCTATCACGGTCGCGAGAACTTCCTGGGCGCGCGCGTGGACGGCTACGACGCGCCGCGCTGCATTCTCACCCGTGCCGCGGCCGAGGCGCTGGCGCGCGTGCAGGCGGAACTGCAGCCGCAGGGACTCTCGCTCAAGGTCTTCGACTGCTACCGCCCGCAGCGTGCGGTCACACACTTCCTGCGCTGGGCGCGCATGCCGGATGACCCCGCGCTGCGTACACGCTACCATCCGAATCTGAGCAAGGCGCAGCTGCTGCGCGAGGTCTATATCGCCGACCGCTCCGGCCACAGCCGCGGCAGTACCGTGGATGTCACGATCGTGCGGATCACCCCCAGCCCTACCCTCCCCCGCGCGCGCTGGAGGACCATGGCGAAGGCATCCGCCGGCCATGACGGCTGCGAACCCGAGGCTGCCCGACGCGACGGCGCACTGGACATGGGCAGCGGCTTCGACTGCTTCGACCCGGTTTCCCACACCGACAGCCCGGCGGTCACGCCGGCGCAGCGCGCCAACCGCCAAATGCTGAAACGGCTGATGGAACGCCAGGGCTTTCGCAACTACGCACGCGAGTGGTGGCACTACACGCTCGCGCAGGAGCCCTTTACGCGGCAGTACTTCGATTTTCCGGTACGCTGA